The genomic DNA TTTTGAAAAATTAGGGTTTTTATCAAAGTCGACATTGTAGAAAATaatttgatccgaacgtgcagaactaccttagtgCTGGGAAGTCACTATCTGACCGAAATAAGATATGACATTTATCTATATGAAACGTGTTGGCAACATTTCAAAATGATAACATGTACCTTTTCTATGAAAACATACACGAAATGTAATATTTAATGTGACAGAAATATAACAGGGTCGGAAATAAGATTGTTTTGACCGGAATATATTGGCTCTCGGCTACTTACGAGTGAAAGGTAACATAACAAAATCATGTTCGATTAAATACAAAACTACACTGAACTAAAGTTTATTTCACAGTAACATGCTGGGGGTTAAGAGTGAGCTTTGTTGCGCAATTTTAAaattcccagtggtgtttttctttatttgtttgtttagtccTTGCTGCCAGTAATGTACGCATCTATACATTTACTGTTGCAGGGTTTTTGTATAAGGGAACTGTTTTCTTTGAACAAGGCTCATCCTACTCCTTAATCTTTGTCCTTACATCTGGTCAATAGGTGATTTTGATATTCATATATATTGTTTAGTATAGGGAGAGCAACAAGTTTAGGAAATAGTCAAAGATGACTTCTCTTGGAGGTAAAACAATTTAAGTTGTTAACGAGTTTATTTGCATTATACAGGTTGCATGtaaatgtcatttgtaaacagtattttagttatgcaaGTGAGATTTCATACGAAATCCTAAATGTTCCTTACGAGTTGATTTGTATTTGCTAAACTgaaatttgttttatgaaaaagatATATTGCCTTAAAGatgatttatctattttttttgtcttattaACGGATTTAATACATAAAAGTTTCCAGTGCATATTAATACTATTTTCTGCATTCTTTCAATAGGTATCTTCAAACGAACATGGCCGAAGAAATCAAAATTAACACTGAAGTAAGCAAACTTTTGTCTAGAGCGTTGGCCGGGGATGGAACCGTTAGAAATAATCTACAACTGATGAAATCTTATGCACATATAACGGAATACCTGGCGGCAACACTGCATGACAATCATTTCATAGTAACAGGAAGCTGTATGGAAACCTCTAAAATACCCGGAAGTGATGTTGACCATATGCAAATATTTAAAGACACGTGTGCTGCTGATAATCCGAACCAAGTCATGAATAAAAAATGTCACTTTCTGATAAGAGATACAGATGATTCGCGTCATGGTTTCTCAAAACTAAGACTAAACCACTTACTTGAAAAGAAGGACTTGACTAGTAGACAAATTCTAGAAGAATGCCTTGTTTGTGGCGAAGATAATTCGGGATATATTTCAAGCAATAGATTCTGTGCATTTTTCCTGAAGTTGATGTCCGGAACAAATGAGTTCTCACCATTTGCGCATTCGACTACCTCTATCTTTCGACATGGACCATGTTCAACTATTGAATTCGACCACGCTGACCAGTCAGATATTGCAGTTGGGATTGAGTGTGCCAACTGGCCAAGAGAAGCAGAAGAATGGTGTACTCGACCTAGGTTTCACGAATGGCCCTCAAAGAACACAGTGTCAGCTTTACGACAGCTTCCGTGTTACCTTCTGCCGGTAGGCGATGAGTGTTCCTCAGACTGTGCACTTGAATGGAGGTTTGCATTTGTTCCGACAGAAAGAGAATTGATATGGGAATTCAATGATACACAAATCCAGTGCTATGTGATTCTTAAGCTGCTGGGAAAACAATTTCTAGAGCCAATTGCCCCTGATCAGTTGAGTTCTTTCTTTCTGAAAACTATTATGTTCTGGGAGATTGAAAATAAAGGTCTCGACATTTGGACCACAGTAAATCTCATTCATTGCATAGTTTCATGCTTGCAAAGTCTCAGGAAATGTGTGATGACAAGGATATTGCCtcattatattttcagaaaaagaaatttattgttCACTAAATTCAGAGACCGAGAGATACAAACCGCCGTGGTAAATAAGTTAGAAGACATCGAGAACACCACAGCTCCGTATGTACTTCAGGCTGCAACGAGTTTTGACCCGTTGGATGATCTTGGTAAAATCTGGAATAAATGTAAAGGCAGCTTGtcacattttatttatactacaAAGGAACAAATACCAGATGTTCCTGAAGTTTGCGAGAATATGGATATATTATCAAGATTTTTGAAAGCAAATGAGATTTTCATGTTCATTGTCTATCTTCCAGCATCACTTGAAAAAATAATAGAAGCTGGATTCTATATAAAAGAACATGAAAGTGACTTTGACAGCTTGCTACGAAAGCATGCGTTGAGCTGTTTGAAGATAGAGTTCGGGAAGCGTATTATACCAGAAATATTAAAACCGGAGACGCTTTCGTCAAAAGAAGATCTTATACCGACTACTTACAGTTTGTTTTCGGATGCAAAAATAGGTTCAACCACTGGATTTCTCCACCTTGCCACTCTTCATTACCTACTGCAGGAGTACACTAAAGCTTTGACGATAATCCGCTCAATCATATTGAAGAAGGAAAGTTTGTTCTTTATTGGATTGTCGGCTGAAAAAATATCGTTTAAACAACATCCGGACTGCATTGATATATGTCTGACGTCAGAATCTTTGTTAGCCCATGATATTTGCTTTACGTCAGAAGATGTATTCTGGGCACCGCCTGGTGTAAGGATGGAATGTGCTTTACTCGGTAAACGCCATAACTGGAACTTTTGTGTTTTTCACCCACTCGTATATTCGTATTACCTATTATTTCTTACTTGTCATAAAAGAAAGCATGTCAAAGAGTGTAAGCAATGTTTACAGGAATTTTCCGACTTTCTACGTTTTGTCGGCGGTAAAATTGACCGTCATAGGTCGTTGAATTTGTTGGGAGTTTGCAATTATAAACTAAGTTATTATGATAAAGCTATAAGTTGCTTCGAACGATCGCTACAGATAGTAGATCCAGACGGAAATGCGGCGTCTTACCACATATGTTTCTTAAT from Mercenaria mercenaria strain notata chromosome 11, MADL_Memer_1, whole genome shotgun sequence includes the following:
- the LOC123531502 gene encoding uncharacterized protein LOC123531502 isoform X1, which produces MNGNPYLQTNMAEEIKINTEVSKLLSRALAGDGTVRNNLQLMKSYAHITEYLAATLHDNHFIVTGSCMETSKIPGSDVDHMQIFKDTCAADNPNQVMNKKCHFLIRDTDDSRHGFSKLRLNHLLEKKDLTSRQILEECLVCGEDNSGYISSNRFCAFFLKLMSGTNEFSPFAHSTTSIFRHGPCSTIEFDHADQSDIAVGIECANWPREAEEWCTRPRFHEWPSKNTVSALRQLPCYLLPVGDECSSDCALEWRFAFVPTERELIWEFNDTQIQCYVILKLLGKQFLEPIAPDQLSSFFLKTIMFWEIENKGLDIWTTVNLIHCIVSCLQSLRKCVMTRILPHYIFRKRNLLFTKFRDREIQTAVVNKLEDIENTTAPYVLQAATSFDPLDDLGKIWNKCKGSLSHFIYTTKEQIPDVPEVCENMDILSRFLKANEIFMFIVYLPASLEKIIEAGFYIKEHESDFDSLLRKHALSCLKIEFGKRIIPEILKPETLSSKEDLIPTTYSLFSDAKIGSTTGFLHLATLHYLLQEYTKALTIIRSIILKKESLFFIGLSAEKISFKQHPDCIDICLTSESLLAHDICFTSEDVFWAPPGVRMECALLGKRHNWNFCVFHPLVYSYYLLFLTCHKRKHVKECKQCLQEFSDFLRFVGGKIDRHRSLNLLGVCNYKLSYYDKAISCFERSLQIVDPDGNAASYHICFLITELLAEQTCRRAKDKVIYSRTSGPK
- the LOC123531502 gene encoding uncharacterized protein LOC123531502 isoform X2; protein product: MAEEIKINTEVSKLLSRALAGDGTVRNNLQLMKSYAHITEYLAATLHDNHFIVTGSCMETSKIPGSDVDHMQIFKDTCAADNPNQVMNKKCHFLIRDTDDSRHGFSKLRLNHLLEKKDLTSRQILEECLVCGEDNSGYISSNRFCAFFLKLMSGTNEFSPFAHSTTSIFRHGPCSTIEFDHADQSDIAVGIECANWPREAEEWCTRPRFHEWPSKNTVSALRQLPCYLLPVGDECSSDCALEWRFAFVPTERELIWEFNDTQIQCYVILKLLGKQFLEPIAPDQLSSFFLKTIMFWEIENKGLDIWTTVNLIHCIVSCLQSLRKCVMTRILPHYIFRKRNLLFTKFRDREIQTAVVNKLEDIENTTAPYVLQAATSFDPLDDLGKIWNKCKGSLSHFIYTTKEQIPDVPEVCENMDILSRFLKANEIFMFIVYLPASLEKIIEAGFYIKEHESDFDSLLRKHALSCLKIEFGKRIIPEILKPETLSSKEDLIPTTYSLFSDAKIGSTTGFLHLATLHYLLQEYTKALTIIRSIILKKESLFFIGLSAEKISFKQHPDCIDICLTSESLLAHDICFTSEDVFWAPPGVRMECALLGKRHNWNFCVFHPLVYSYYLLFLTCHKRKHVKECKQCLQEFSDFLRFVGGKIDRHRSLNLLGVCNYKLSYYDKAISCFERSLQIVDPDGNAASYHICFLITELLAEQTCRRAKDKVIYSRTSGPK